Proteins encoded by one window of Halomonas sp. SH5A2:
- a CDS encoding glyoxalase/bleomycin resistance/extradiol dioxygenase family protein has product MLSGLDHLVVTVTDMGRAVDFYSRVLGLEVRYRDAQRVDLLLGDTALRLHQTDTDIAPISATPTPGSLDLCLRCQLPLDEFKQHLDVLGIDIELGPVARQGANGPIESIYLRDPDGNLLEICRPAAR; this is encoded by the coding sequence ATGCTCTCAGGTCTGGACCATCTCGTTGTGACCGTCACCGACATGGGTCGCGCGGTGGATTTTTACTCACGTGTTCTGGGACTGGAGGTTCGCTACCGAGACGCTCAACGGGTCGACTTACTCCTTGGCGATACCGCGCTGCGCCTGCATCAGACCGACACTGATATCGCACCAATTTCTGCAACGCCCACCCCCGGCAGTCTGGACCTCTGCCTGCGCTGCCAGCTACCGCTGGACGAATTCAAACAGCACCTGGACGTCCTGGGCATTGATATCGAGCTGGGCCCGGTGGCACGCCAGGGCGCCAATGGGCCCATCGAATCGATATATTTACGCGACCCGGACGGCAACCTGCTCGAGATTTGCCGCCCCGCGGCACGCTAA
- a CDS encoding DUF4870 family protein yields MQDSSQDSPTEGTVVNGESERAFEGQHKPDTTMAMVVYALYLASFILGFTSIVGVVIAYVYKGKGPEWLDEHYRYQIRTFWIGLVYGFLCLVLAIIGIGFLLMLALAVWLIVRCVKGFKGLQEQRAPSNVNTWLI; encoded by the coding sequence ATGCAAGACAGCAGCCAGGACTCGCCGACTGAAGGAACGGTCGTCAACGGAGAATCCGAGCGCGCGTTTGAAGGCCAGCACAAGCCCGACACCACCATGGCGATGGTGGTCTATGCGCTCTATCTCGCCAGCTTTATCCTCGGCTTCACGTCGATTGTCGGTGTCGTCATCGCTTACGTCTACAAAGGCAAAGGCCCTGAATGGCTGGACGAACACTACCGTTACCAGATTCGCACTTTCTGGATAGGCCTGGTTTACGGGTTCCTGTGTTTGGTCTTGGCCATTATCGGCATTGGGTTCCTACTCATGCTGGCGCTTGCGGTATGGCTCATTGTGCGCTGTGTTAAGGGCTTTAAAGGACTACAGGAGCAACGCGCACCTTCTAACGTCAACACTTGGCTGATCTGA
- a CDS encoding lysophospholipid acyltransferase family protein codes for MPQRLAASSQRFSQANAIRWFWRYLSRWPLGRLWRFAAWLGPQVYRLSRRERRITNANLKVAYPQLSGHERKALAHDSLRHSTATMLELGHAWMAEPERVALGILAVHGREKLDNARAEGRGVIILAPHFGNWEVLGFWLSSHFPFTAMYEPPKMAALDPVIRQGRMRMGAQLVPTNPRGVAGLLKALKRSETVGILPDQDPDWGSGVFAPFFGRDAYTATLLPKLVARTQARVVTGVALRLPGKGFEIHFLDADERVYDADDVQSASGVNASVEDAVALAPAQYQWEYKRYRKTVQEQQKLANFRDYRIY; via the coding sequence ATGCCTCAGAGGTTGGCGGCGTCAAGCCAGCGTTTTTCTCAAGCCAACGCTATTCGTTGGTTTTGGCGCTACCTTTCACGCTGGCCGTTGGGCAGGCTCTGGCGCTTTGCGGCCTGGCTCGGCCCCCAGGTCTACCGGCTGAGCCGTCGTGAACGGCGTATTACCAACGCAAACCTCAAGGTCGCTTACCCACAGCTATCAGGCCACGAGCGCAAGGCACTGGCCCACGACAGCTTACGTCACTCCACGGCCACCATGCTGGAGCTTGGCCATGCGTGGATGGCCGAACCCGAGCGAGTGGCATTGGGTATCCTGGCGGTGCATGGCCGCGAAAAACTGGACAATGCCAGGGCGGAAGGACGCGGCGTGATTATACTGGCACCGCATTTTGGCAACTGGGAAGTACTGGGTTTCTGGCTGTCGAGCCATTTTCCGTTCACTGCCATGTATGAGCCTCCCAAGATGGCCGCGCTTGACCCCGTCATCCGGCAGGGGCGCATGCGCATGGGCGCCCAGTTGGTTCCCACCAACCCTCGCGGGGTCGCGGGGCTGCTCAAGGCGCTCAAACGCAGCGAGACTGTCGGCATCCTGCCCGACCAGGACCCCGACTGGGGCAGTGGTGTCTTCGCGCCGTTTTTTGGCCGCGACGCCTACACCGCGACGCTGCTGCCTAAACTGGTAGCGCGCACCCAGGCCCGCGTAGTGACGGGGGTCGCCCTGCGCTTGCCTGGTAAGGGGTTTGAGATTCACTTCCTCGATGCCGACGAGCGCGTCTACGACGCAGACGACGTGCAGTCAGCCTCCGGCGTCAATGCCAGCGTTGAAGACGCCGTTGCCCTCGCCCCGGCCCAGTATCAGTGGGAATACAAGCGTTACCGCAAAACCGTGCAGGAGCAGCAGAAGCTGGCCAATTTCCGCGATTACCGGATTTACTAG
- a CDS encoding alkaline phosphatase — protein MSSSFSSIVVIVRRYGTRPLQLATDGKPAMRRLWIGALALNIGLVAPLWWRFGNIPMNLIAWEAWVIVPLMLLMPRGKIRLGLGIALASWLILATMINLGDAATYTAFGRPLNLYLDTPLLGSVVDLLVGNVGQLWAFCAIMVAAALILLLAFGVFRLLLPGEGYPLKGRGRAWALVVLAFSSLGAGLALGGKPIIESASLPALNATHIQWGQLVTTHQAKQAFTQTLEAAPIEQRALSGLAGRRVLMTFIESYGVTALEDERYRPTLAPTLDEIERRLAEREISVVSGLLESPIRGGQSWLAHATALSGYTIDNQLWYQLLLDSDATTLVDDFRATGQRTLVVMPAITQPWPEGVAYGFDELVAEKDIDYQGPPLNWVTMPDQFTLDYTQRELLDDSPVFAQLALISSHAPWTPILPVLDDWSSIGDGSIFAPWEEAGDPPEVLWQDIERIREHYAWSIDYSVKTVGRWAERVADEDTLLIVLGDHQPAPLITGDDASGAVPVHIISGDPDLLAPFQDRGFVLGMWPTPESQTPAAELRQLRRWLHADFTADNTR, from the coding sequence ATGTCGAGTTCGTTTTCCAGCATTGTCGTGATCGTGCGACGATACGGCACTCGACCCCTCCAATTGGCAACGGACGGCAAGCCGGCAATGCGTCGATTATGGATAGGAGCGTTAGCGCTCAATATAGGCTTGGTGGCCCCGCTATGGTGGCGCTTCGGTAATATTCCGATGAACCTGATCGCCTGGGAGGCCTGGGTGATCGTACCGTTGATGCTGCTAATGCCTAGAGGGAAAATCCGACTGGGGCTTGGCATTGCATTGGCAAGTTGGCTCATCCTGGCCACCATGATCAACCTTGGGGACGCGGCAACTTACACCGCCTTTGGTCGACCGTTAAACCTGTATCTCGACACGCCGCTGCTGGGCTCCGTTGTCGACTTGCTTGTTGGTAATGTAGGCCAACTTTGGGCATTTTGCGCAATAATGGTGGCGGCTGCATTGATTCTGCTACTGGCATTTGGCGTGTTTAGGCTGCTGTTGCCGGGCGAGGGTTACCCGCTAAAGGGAAGGGGGAGAGCCTGGGCACTGGTAGTGCTGGCGTTCTCGAGCCTGGGGGCGGGGCTGGCCCTTGGCGGCAAACCCATCATTGAGAGCGCCAGCTTGCCGGCGTTAAACGCCACCCATATTCAGTGGGGGCAACTGGTCACTACCCATCAGGCCAAACAGGCGTTTACGCAAACGCTTGAAGCAGCGCCTATCGAGCAGCGTGCGCTCAGCGGTTTGGCGGGGCGCCGGGTGCTGATGACGTTCATCGAGTCCTATGGTGTGACGGCGCTGGAAGACGAGCGCTATCGCCCGACATTGGCGCCGACGCTTGACGAGATTGAGCGTCGGCTCGCCGAGCGCGAGATTAGCGTGGTATCGGGGCTGCTCGAATCGCCGATCCGTGGTGGTCAATCCTGGCTGGCGCACGCCACCGCGTTAAGTGGTTACACCATCGATAACCAGCTGTGGTACCAGCTGTTGTTAGACAGTGATGCGACCACGCTGGTGGATGACTTTCGGGCTACCGGGCAGCGCACGTTGGTCGTGATGCCAGCGATTACTCAACCGTGGCCGGAAGGCGTGGCCTATGGTTTTGACGAGCTGGTGGCGGAGAAAGATATTGACTACCAGGGGCCGCCGCTGAACTGGGTGACGATGCCGGACCAGTTTACGCTGGACTATACCCAGCGCGAGTTGCTGGATGACTCGCCTGTTTTTGCGCAGTTGGCGCTGATTTCAAGCCACGCGCCATGGACGCCAATTTTGCCGGTGTTGGACGACTGGTCCAGCATTGGTGATGGCAGCATTTTTGCGCCTTGGGAAGAGGCGGGGGATCCCCCTGAAGTCTTATGGCAGGACATCGAGCGTATCCGCGAGCATTATGCCTGGTCGATTGACTACTCGGTTAAAACGGTAGGCCGCTGGGCCGAGCGCGTGGCGGATGAGGATACGTTGCTGATTGTGCTGGGTGACCACCAACCGGCTCCGTTGATTACCGGCGATGATGCCAGCGGCGCGGTGCCTGTCCACATCATCAGCGGCGACCCGGACTTGCTGGCGCCGTTTCAGGACCGGGGGTTTGTACTAGGTATGTGGCCGACGCCGGAAAGCCAGACGCCCGCGGCTGAACTGCGCCAGTTGCGCCGCTGGCTGCACGCTGATTTTACCGCTGACAATACCCGCTGA
- a CDS encoding glucan biosynthesis protein, giving the protein MRYAKKGRLLVMIASLVTLPVMADQDRHYQAVIEQAKELADAPYESSEDDLPDALREIDYDTYRQIRFDPSNAYWRDDGPFSVQLFHSGFLFETPVQINVIEGDNVAPLPFSTDDFSYDGEASALLDYDLSGSGHAGFRLHYPLNSDDYADEFAVFLGASYFRLVGRDQVYGLSTRGLAIDTASSDGEEFPAFREFWLHKPDADADQVELLALMDSPSLSGAYRFVIQPGKNTQVEVEAELFARDDIAKLGVAPLTSMFTYGEASRERPDDYRPQVHDSDGLLIQTGAGEWIWRPLTNPGNVRISSFIDDNPQGFGLMQRERDFSRYLDTEAQYHRRPSQWVAPLEDWGEGHVELVEIPTPDETNDNIVAYWVAEKPLEAGDSRHLHYLTHTLNSQPESHPLGRVVRTRHGRAEVPGQTEEPNAGERQFMVDFQGGALDDITADQPVELDISLQQGEETLPQVTALPNDGWRASFRLPASDQPSDIRLRLILEGKSVSETWNYVWYPDD; this is encoded by the coding sequence ATGCGCTACGCCAAAAAAGGAAGGTTGCTCGTCATGATCGCCTCGCTGGTCACACTACCAGTAATGGCCGATCAAGACCGCCATTACCAAGCCGTGATTGAACAGGCAAAAGAACTGGCCGACGCGCCTTACGAATCGTCAGAGGATGACCTGCCCGACGCCCTGCGCGAGATTGACTACGATACCTACCGGCAAATTCGCTTTGATCCCTCAAACGCTTACTGGCGTGATGACGGCCCTTTTAGTGTGCAGCTGTTTCACAGCGGTTTCCTGTTCGAGACGCCTGTTCAGATCAATGTGATTGAAGGTGACAACGTTGCCCCTTTGCCCTTCTCAACGGACGACTTTTCCTACGACGGCGAGGCGAGTGCATTACTTGATTACGACCTGAGCGGCAGTGGCCATGCGGGGTTTCGTCTGCACTACCCCCTGAATAGCGATGACTATGCCGATGAATTTGCCGTGTTTCTCGGCGCCAGCTATTTCCGGCTGGTCGGGCGCGACCAGGTCTACGGTTTATCGACTCGAGGATTAGCCATTGATACCGCCTCCAGCGACGGCGAGGAATTTCCAGCGTTCCGAGAGTTCTGGCTACACAAACCCGACGCAGACGCCGATCAGGTAGAATTGCTCGCGCTGATGGATAGCCCGTCGCTTAGCGGCGCCTACCGATTTGTGATTCAACCCGGTAAAAACACCCAGGTAGAGGTTGAAGCAGAACTGTTCGCGCGTGACGACATCGCCAAGCTAGGGGTTGCCCCGCTGACCAGCATGTTCACCTATGGTGAAGCCAGCCGCGAACGCCCGGATGACTATCGTCCCCAGGTTCACGACTCCGATGGGCTGCTGATTCAAACCGGCGCCGGCGAGTGGATTTGGCGGCCGCTGACCAACCCGGGCAACGTGCGTATTTCGTCCTTTATCGACGACAACCCCCAAGGGTTTGGACTCATGCAGCGAGAGCGTGATTTTAGCCGCTACCTGGACACCGAAGCGCAGTACCACCGTCGCCCCAGCCAATGGGTCGCACCGCTCGAGGACTGGGGTGAGGGTCACGTTGAGCTGGTAGAAATCCCCACGCCGGACGAAACCAACGACAATATCGTTGCCTACTGGGTCGCCGAGAAGCCACTGGAAGCCGGGGATTCCCGCCACCTGCATTATCTAACCCATACGCTCAATTCTCAGCCAGAAAGCCACCCATTAGGCCGCGTGGTGCGCACCCGTCATGGCCGCGCCGAAGTGCCAGGTCAAACGGAGGAACCCAACGCAGGCGAACGTCAGTTCATGGTGGATTTCCAGGGCGGCGCGCTTGACGACATCACCGCCGACCAGCCCGTCGAGCTGGACATCAGCCTCCAACAAGGCGAGGAGACACTGCCTCAGGTCACCGCGTTGCCCAACGATGGCTGGCGGGCGAGTTTCCGGCTGCCTGCAAGCGACCAACCCAGCGATATTCGCCTACGGCTAATCCTTGAGGGCAAATCCGTCAGCGAGACCTGGAATTACGTATGGTATCCCGATGATTGA
- the mdoH gene encoding glucans biosynthesis glucosyltransferase MdoH, protein MIDTDPLAPSIPWLRTRRALLTIAVLASSVAGCVAMYRVTSSLALGWQISMLVLFALTFTWIALAFWNALCGFVVCALKLDPLSLRRLNHEIPNARLLVSRTAVVMPIYAEPPVPTFAGLEATCRSLLQHSIDDKDEDEAANPLGAHFDIFVLSDTQDADQAQIEEAHVSALQHRFAGELAIHYRRRANNHGRKAGNIAEFCRRWGKHYDFMVVLDADSLMSGATLLRMVQRMQRQPGIGLIQTVPMPVGQKTLFGRFTQFASALYSPMLAAGQSFWQGDTANYWGHNAIIRTRAFMNHAGLPTLPGKPPLGGELLSHDFVEAALLKRGGWQVLLDTTVTTAVSRHDPYVSASHNSFEAMPSNLLDFAKRDRRWLQGNLQHLRLLGGSGLHPLSRLHFFYGAFAFLSSLVWLSLLICTSVLVTYHVLGDVMGRPLPQPLSIGLLSITLGMLLAPKLLGLLLAFGQAPHAFGGRLRLVVSTCLEMLFAALIAPLMMAWHSLFIINVLLGRAIEWQTQPRGERSLSWQETWQHTGWMTLTGLLWAGIMVTFSPTAFGWLTPAWLGLVGAAPLVKYSSSATWGGVISQLGLLKTPSSTFKPPLLDAFESRVANSDPYPLDPATQQPFPLAPLPAERSGEMPDQSFRHFDRQALTAPSATFKEPH, encoded by the coding sequence ATGATTGATACAGATCCTTTGGCACCCTCGATTCCCTGGCTGAGAACACGCCGTGCCTTGTTGACCATCGCGGTGCTGGCATCGAGTGTCGCTGGGTGTGTTGCCATGTACCGGGTCACGTCGAGCCTTGCACTGGGCTGGCAGATATCGATGCTGGTGTTGTTTGCGCTGACGTTTACCTGGATCGCGCTGGCATTCTGGAACGCCTTGTGCGGCTTTGTGGTATGCGCGCTAAAACTTGACCCCCTCAGCCTGCGCAGGCTCAATCACGAAATACCCAACGCACGGTTATTGGTCAGCCGGACGGCAGTGGTCATGCCGATTTACGCCGAGCCGCCTGTGCCTACCTTTGCAGGTCTGGAAGCCACCTGCCGCTCACTTTTGCAGCATTCCATTGACGATAAAGACGAGGATGAGGCGGCAAACCCACTTGGCGCGCATTTTGATATTTTTGTTCTAAGCGACACCCAAGACGCTGATCAAGCCCAGATAGAGGAAGCTCATGTATCAGCGTTGCAGCACCGTTTTGCTGGCGAGCTAGCCATCCACTACCGGCGTCGCGCCAACAACCACGGCCGTAAAGCGGGCAACATTGCCGAATTCTGCCGCCGTTGGGGAAAGCACTACGATTTTATGGTCGTGCTGGATGCCGATAGCCTGATGAGCGGCGCGACGCTGTTACGCATGGTTCAACGCATGCAGCGTCAGCCAGGCATTGGCCTGATCCAAACAGTGCCCATGCCGGTGGGCCAAAAGACGCTATTCGGTCGCTTCACCCAGTTTGCCTCAGCCTTGTATAGCCCCATGCTCGCGGCCGGTCAGAGCTTCTGGCAGGGTGATACGGCCAACTACTGGGGGCATAACGCCATCATCCGCACTAGAGCGTTCATGAACCATGCAGGCTTGCCCACGCTCCCCGGCAAACCGCCGCTGGGCGGTGAGTTACTCAGTCATGATTTTGTCGAGGCCGCCCTGCTCAAACGCGGCGGTTGGCAGGTGCTGCTGGATACCACCGTTACCACAGCAGTCTCGCGGCACGACCCCTACGTCAGCGCTTCCCACAATAGCTTTGAAGCCATGCCGAGTAATCTGCTCGACTTTGCCAAACGCGACCGCCGCTGGCTGCAGGGCAACCTTCAACACTTACGCTTGCTCGGCGGATCAGGCCTGCACCCGCTCAGCCGGCTGCATTTTTTCTACGGCGCCTTTGCCTTCTTATCCTCCCTGGTATGGCTGAGTTTGCTGATCTGTACCAGCGTATTGGTGACCTATCACGTACTTGGCGATGTGATGGGCAGGCCACTACCCCAGCCGCTTTCAATAGGGCTACTGTCAATTACCCTGGGCATGCTGCTGGCCCCCAAACTGCTCGGGTTGCTGTTGGCCTTTGGGCAAGCGCCCCATGCCTTTGGCGGTCGGCTGCGTTTAGTTGTAAGCACCTGCCTTGAAATGCTGTTCGCCGCCCTGATCGCACCACTGATGATGGCCTGGCACAGCTTGTTCATTATCAACGTATTATTGGGCCGCGCCATCGAATGGCAAACCCAGCCACGCGGCGAACGCTCGCTCAGTTGGCAGGAAACCTGGCAGCACACCGGCTGGATGACCCTTACCGGGCTACTCTGGGCAGGTATCATGGTGACCTTTTCACCCACGGCATTTGGCTGGCTGACACCTGCCTGGCTTGGGCTGGTAGGCGCTGCCCCATTGGTCAAATACTCCAGCAGCGCCACCTGGGGCGGTGTTATCAGCCAACTGGGTTTACTCAAAACCCCCAGCAGCACGTTCAAACCACCGTTGCTGGATGCCTTTGAAAGTCGGGTAGCCAATAGCGATCCTTATCCGCTGGACCCCGCCACCCAGCAGCCCTTCCCGCTGGCGCCGTTACCCGCTGAGCGCAGTGGCGAGATGCCTGATCAGTCCTTCAGACACTTTGATCGCCAGGCGCTTACCGCTCCGTCAGCCACCTTCAAGGAGCCTCACTAA
- a CDS encoding FkbM family methyltransferase, translating into MQFGHGQRLRQASGLARSLFIYWRPGRQRGLKQLYRPFIVPGKPAFDIGAHLGDRSAAFNALGAQVIALEPQPVLAKWFKRMVKTPPVTLLPVAAGPTEGVAEIAISSANPTLATLASEWREQIGQRNAGFSQVRWEQRLSVPVTTLDQLITDYGEPSFIKIDVEGFEAEVLAGLSYPVAALSVEFVTGALKVSHECVDQLSRLGDYRYNAVAGEQRHFRWKEWQTPEAIRQWLNEGADALPSGDLYACRWDHPHLLASH; encoded by the coding sequence ATGCAGTTCGGGCATGGCCAACGGCTACGTCAAGCGAGTGGGCTCGCCCGCTCGCTGTTCATCTACTGGCGGCCAGGTCGTCAGCGGGGACTTAAACAGCTTTACCGACCGTTCATTGTGCCTGGCAAGCCCGCCTTTGATATTGGCGCCCACCTAGGTGACCGAAGCGCCGCCTTTAATGCGCTAGGCGCCCAGGTGATCGCCCTCGAGCCGCAGCCAGTGCTCGCCAAGTGGTTCAAGCGCATGGTAAAAACGCCCCCCGTCACCTTGCTGCCAGTGGCTGCCGGCCCCACTGAAGGCGTTGCCGAGATTGCCATTAGCAGTGCCAACCCTACGCTCGCGACGCTCGCCAGCGAATGGCGGGAGCAGATCGGCCAACGCAATGCAGGCTTTAGTCAGGTGCGCTGGGAGCAACGCCTGAGCGTTCCCGTCACCACGCTCGATCAACTCATTACCGACTACGGTGAGCCCAGTTTCATCAAGATTGATGTGGAAGGCTTTGAAGCCGAGGTACTGGCCGGGCTAAGCTATCCCGTCGCAGCGCTATCGGTAGAATTTGTGACCGGTGCCCTGAAGGTAAGCCACGAGTGCGTCGACCAGTTAAGCCGCCTGGGGGATTATCGCTACAATGCCGTCGCCGGCGAGCAGCGCCATTTTCGCTGGAAAGAATGGCAAACACCGGAAGCGATTCGCCAGTGGTTGAACGAGGGGGCGGATGCCCTACCCTCCGGCGACCTTTACGCCTGCCGCTGGGACCACCCGCACCTGCTGGCGTCTCATTGA
- a CDS encoding creatininase family protein, with product MIYHWQQLTAPQLAEMAQRDPVAVLVLGAVEQHGTHLPLATDLMIGEGLQSAMLEQLSPSLEVICLPPIAVGASDEHASYPGTLSLPAPVAIATLEAYGDSLARAGIHRLVLINSHGGNKAVMDLAALTLRRRHGMRVVKATYTRLPPLEGAIDAEELRRGLHGGALETAMMLHLAPTLVQLEGYQAPSPADVQDDALVGAEGAAAFAWLAEDLSRQGVAGDARLATAELGARLVHHYASQLAKVVAETANLPPLTKTEH from the coding sequence ATGATTTACCACTGGCAGCAGCTTACCGCACCGCAGTTAGCCGAGATGGCCCAACGCGACCCGGTGGCCGTATTGGTGCTCGGCGCCGTTGAGCAGCACGGCACCCACCTTCCGTTAGCCACGGACCTGATGATTGGTGAAGGTTTGCAAAGCGCGATGCTCGAGCAGCTATCGCCGTCGCTGGAAGTCATCTGCCTGCCGCCGATCGCGGTTGGCGCAAGCGATGAGCATGCCAGCTACCCCGGTACGTTAAGCCTGCCCGCGCCAGTGGCCATCGCCACACTCGAAGCCTATGGCGATAGCCTGGCCCGCGCGGGCATTCATCGCCTGGTGTTGATTAACAGCCACGGCGGCAACAAGGCCGTGATGGATCTGGCAGCGCTGACGCTGCGACGCCGTCACGGCATGCGCGTGGTGAAAGCGACTTACACCCGGCTGCCGCCGCTCGAAGGCGCCATTGACGCCGAGGAATTGCGTCGAGGCTTACACGGTGGTGCACTGGAAACCGCCATGATGCTACATTTAGCGCCCACGCTGGTTCAGTTGGAGGGCTATCAAGCGCCTTCACCGGCTGATGTTCAAGATGACGCCCTGGTAGGGGCAGAGGGTGCCGCCGCTTTCGCCTGGCTAGCGGAAGATCTAAGCCGTCAGGGAGTGGCAGGCGATGCCCGGCTGGCAACCGCTGAACTGGGCGCGCGACTGGTCCATCACTATGCAAGCCAGCTCGCCAAGGTCGTGGCCGAAACCGCCAACCTGCCACCACTTACAAAAACTGAACACTGA
- the ribA gene encoding GTP cyclohydrolase II RibA, with protein MYHIERAIFDIRRGLPVVVKAGEQQLLVQALEGGESVNELTRLSGSRPSLVLTRHRLQAMGVSITADAAYLPLAAHMDERALHTLAVAQVATGDAPALLSGLQPAGTGERAALALMRRALLIPAALIAEVSDKAAEEIAQKLAKGELLAVDASAAESCLNGAPGMLKRVSEARIPLEDAAESRFVLFREPDGLREHVAVVIGRPETHTEAVPLRMHSACLTGDLFGSLRCDCGEQLRNAVADIEAMGGGVLLYLAQEGRGIGLANKLRAYTLQDDGLDTVDADQVLGFGEDERDYAVAVDMLHALGISRVQLLTNNPLKMQALSEGGIEVVARQALYGRLTDQNHRYLNAKATRAGHFLEEVLSSK; from the coding sequence ATGTATCACATTGAACGCGCCATCTTTGATATTCGACGAGGGCTTCCCGTGGTGGTTAAGGCGGGAGAACAGCAACTGCTGGTTCAGGCCTTGGAGGGCGGCGAGTCGGTGAATGAGCTGACCCGGCTGTCAGGTTCGCGCCCTTCGCTGGTATTGACGCGCCACCGGTTGCAGGCCATGGGGGTGTCGATTACCGCTGATGCTGCCTACTTGCCCCTGGCAGCCCATATGGACGAACGCGCCCTGCATACGCTTGCCGTCGCGCAGGTCGCGACAGGCGACGCGCCGGCCCTGCTGAGTGGCTTGCAGCCAGCGGGTACTGGCGAGCGGGCTGCCCTGGCGCTGATGCGCAGAGCCTTGCTGATCCCGGCGGCATTGATTGCCGAGGTTAGCGACAAAGCGGCTGAAGAAATCGCTCAAAAGTTAGCCAAAGGCGAGCTGCTGGCGGTTGATGCAAGCGCCGCTGAGTCCTGCCTGAACGGGGCACCGGGCATGCTCAAGCGGGTCAGCGAAGCCCGTATTCCGTTAGAGGATGCCGCCGAGAGTCGGTTTGTGCTGTTTCGTGAGCCGGATGGCCTACGCGAGCATGTGGCCGTGGTGATTGGTCGACCCGAGACGCACACCGAGGCCGTGCCGCTGCGCATGCACTCGGCGTGCCTGACCGGTGACCTGTTTGGCAGCCTGCGCTGTGACTGTGGCGAGCAATTGCGAAATGCCGTCGCCGATATCGAGGCGATGGGTGGCGGGGTGCTGCTGTACCTGGCTCAGGAAGGGCGAGGCATCGGCCTGGCTAACAAGCTGCGCGCCTATACCCTGCAGGATGATGGTCTGGACACGGTCGATGCCGACCAGGTGCTGGGCTTTGGCGAAGACGAGCGCGATTACGCCGTCGCGGTCGACATGCTGCATGCGCTGGGTATTTCCCGCGTGCAGCTACTCACCAATAACCCATTGAAAATGCAGGCGCTTAGTGAAGGCGGGATTGAGGTGGTCGCTCGCCAGGCATTGTACGGCCGCTTGACCGACCAGAACCATCGTTACCTCAATGCCAAGGCCACCCGAGCCGGGCACTTTTTGGAAGAGGTGTTGAGTAGCAAGTAA
- a CDS encoding RibD family protein, whose translation MAAEASELANCLAPLATTASWVVAQLGQSLDGRIATQSGHSHYINGRESLTHLHRLRGLADAVVIGAGTADADDPQLTVRHVSGAHPTRVVLDPRGRVPMDRQLFQTNVAPTLHVIGPDASLPDPPATVERCVLPLNGRGQFEPRDVIELLDAHQLRRVLVEGGGITVSQFIEAGVVDRLHLLVAPLLIGSGRPGLQMTPIETLDTALRPALRTFRCGEDTLFDVLLRPAAFGR comes from the coding sequence ATGGCCGCTGAGGCCAGCGAGTTGGCGAACTGTCTGGCCCCGCTGGCAACGACGGCGTCTTGGGTGGTGGCCCAGCTGGGGCAAAGCCTGGATGGGCGGATCGCCACCCAGAGTGGTCACTCCCACTACATCAACGGTCGGGAAAGCCTTACGCATCTGCACCGACTGAGGGGGCTTGCCGATGCGGTGGTCATCGGTGCCGGTACCGCCGATGCGGATGATCCGCAGTTGACCGTGCGCCACGTTAGCGGCGCTCACCCCACCCGCGTTGTACTCGACCCGCGTGGCCGCGTGCCGATGGACCGGCAACTGTTTCAGACCAACGTGGCGCCGACGCTGCATGTGATCGGGCCGGACGCCTCGCTTCCCGACCCGCCCGCCACCGTGGAGCGTTGCGTGCTGCCGCTGAATGGCCGAGGCCAGTTTGAGCCCCGCGATGTCATTGAACTGCTCGACGCCCACCAATTGCGCCGAGTCTTGGTCGAAGGCGGCGGGATTACGGTCTCCCAGTTTATCGAGGCAGGCGTGGTCGACCGACTGCACTTGCTTGTTGCGCCGCTGCTGATCGGCTCGGGGCGGCCCGGATTGCAGATGACCCCCATTGAAACGCTGGACACTGCGCTGCGCCCTGCGCTGCGAACCTTCCGCTGTGGTGAAGACACCCTGTTCGACGTCCTGCTGCGCCCGGCCGCTTTCGGGAGGTAG